From Enterococcus mediterraneensis, the proteins below share one genomic window:
- a CDS encoding DUF2273 domain-containing protein — translation MQEWLNRYKVPLIFGLLGFILAVLLVTIGFFKTLLIIILTGLGMVIGQYIDNNDLLKKYFN, via the coding sequence ATGCAGGAATGGCTAAACAGATACAAAGTACCCCTTATTTTTGGGCTGTTAGGCTTTATCTTAGCTGTATTATTGGTAACGATCGGATTTTTCAAAACCCTTTTAATAATTATATTAACAGGGTTGGGTATGGTGATCGGACAATATATCGATAACAATGATCTATTAAAAAAGTATTTTAACTAA
- the amaP gene encoding alkaline shock response membrane anchor protein AmaP codes for MNRLMKTLLIICSLILIVLFGALAVLFWPWSDPASPLPAVRRFLYDPNIQQTIFWISAFLLLAALIAIIVIAVFPKQTGTFTLKEKRGKLSIHKKAIEGFVRESLREKEFVGTPKILVRSSNNQINVKVRGELKRTSSLIGKTEQWAASVQEQLQQLLGEKNRVKVNVDFEYWEKSAEKSPARVV; via the coding sequence ATGAATCGATTGATGAAAACATTGCTTATTATTTGTTCTCTTATTCTGATAGTACTTTTTGGTGCGTTGGCGGTACTGTTCTGGCCTTGGTCAGATCCTGCTTCTCCGCTGCCTGCTGTCAGACGCTTTTTATATGATCCGAATATCCAGCAAACTATTTTCTGGATCTCGGCATTTTTACTGCTTGCTGCTTTGATAGCGATTATTGTGATCGCGGTATTTCCCAAACAAACAGGAACGTTTACTCTGAAGGAGAAACGTGGGAAATTATCTATCCACAAAAAAGCGATCGAAGGGTTTGTTCGGGAGTCTCTCCGGGAAAAAGAATTTGTTGGTACACCGAAAATATTGGTCCGTTCGTCAAACAATCAGATCAATGTCAAAGTCAGAGGCGAACTCAAACGTACATCTTCACTGATCGGAAAAACCGAACAGTGGGCGGCAAGTGTCCAAGAACAGCTGCAGCAGTTGCTTGGTGAAAAGAACCGGGTCAAAGTCAATGTAGATTTTGAGTATTGGGAAAAATCTGCTGAAAAAAGTCCGGCACGGGTAGTATAA